DNA sequence from the Vicia villosa cultivar HV-30 ecotype Madison, WI linkage group LG3, Vvil1.0, whole genome shotgun sequence genome:
CGGGTCTCTACATATGCCCACGTCTTAGACTTGGTTGACGAGTTACTATTTGGTGGGGCTGCACAAAAGGGCACGAACGTCCATACCATTGTTCAATGAATTTTTTAGGAAGTTATTCGGTGTTAGCCAAAGGTCCAACTGACTAAGGCCTAATTGATCTCAAGTCAAATCTACTTGACCCAAAATATAAAATCAGTACGCACGAAAAGAGCAAGGTACAATTTGTGATCTCGACTTTTCAATACACTTATCGTGAATCTTGAATTAACTTAGGCGTTGGAGTGCTAATCGTGCAAGTCCACCACAAACCACCGTAAAGGAAATCAAGCCAGTGTTTAAGATCATCATTTTTTTTAACTGCATTCATTTCTAATTCCTGAATAGAACATAAGCCAAGACTCAATAAAGAAGTTAGGGAGGGTGATAATAGTTCACATGCAATGCAAGGTGATGTATTCTTTTATAGGATTGTTTGGTACTATTTAGATTAGGTGATGTATTTTTTTTAGGATTGTTTGGTACTGTTTAGATTGTATTTTGTATACAATATTATGTATCGTGTATTTTATTTGACATGTTATAGcatgtattatttttaattaaaaaaaaaaaagtggtgATATTGTAAATGTCAATGTAATTTAAAGGTGTTATTAACAAAGATTGTCCTTTATTGCTATAAAACAACACATTTTGATTCATTCTATAATTTGTACAACACATTTTGATTCATTCTATAATTTGTGGGGAGTGCTCAACATGATCGACTTGTAGAATCTGAAACCTATAAACCCATAAATCTTTATTCTGTAGACTAGATTGCATTGAAAGTTAGTGTGAACTAGAATGCACTTAAACTTCTAAAAATTGATGTGTTTAGCTCATTTGTAGTTTTCAACACATAACAATGAACTCTTACTCATACTCgttcaaaatgaattttaatttagCTCAGCTTACTACAGCCAGAAAACTTCTCCCAATTTATTTAAGATCAACATTGATGATAAAATGTGTTATCTAAAGGACTAACTGAGTCATCGATTCAACCACCACATCACAGAAGAAGATAGTACATATTTTCGGACAAGAAGCATTACTAAATCAAATTCTCAACCTTTTGATATAAGGAGAATCAGTTGATAAATCTACAATACCTCAACAAGGAGAATCAGTTGATAAATCTACAATACCTCAACGATAGCAACGAGAAACTTGAATGAAATAAACATACATAAAATTGACGCCAAAACATCCCCAAGAGTTTGTCTAATGGTGGAGGATTGGGTCTTGAGAATGTTCTCCTCTCAAGATCCTAAGTTCAAATCTTACTAGGTGCTAACAACATTCTACTCTACTCATTAACCAACTTTGACAATTGTAGGCATGCAATAAATgcaatacatttatgtaaaatcaAGTAGGTCCATAATCCAACATCCTACTAGACTCAATGGCTCTTATACCACTTATgtaaaatcaaaataatagttaaacatctaaaataaaaaaataccaaaGTATCAAACTAAATGGAAAATATATTTGATATGTACATTGCAGGTTGATCTATTGACCCCATGAGTTAGGTGGATTGACCATCCAGGTTCAACTTGCTTTTTTACCATTTGAAGCAAAAAGGAGCAATGTTGGGAAGAAATCGATTGGAAAGAGCAAATTgtagaaggaaaaaaaaacatacaaaaagaTAAGATATTAGATGATGTTGTGAAAAAACGGCTTTGTTGTGCTTGGAAATTCGTCATAGGTGACAAGAAAAGGAAAATATCTTCATATTGAATATAAAAATGAAAGCAAACTCCATTCTTTTGTGCCCTCTAAAACAGGCACGGACAAAAGCAGGAGATTGAGATGCGTGACAAGTCATTGGACTATCGCCATATGGGCTCCTCTCCTTGTGCTCAATCGCATATGCATTAATCTTGTTATTTCACACAACCTCTACAGCTCCACTCTCAAACCATGTAACTGTTGCCTCTTCAAAAAAATACAAAGGCTTTCCCTGGTCCAATGAGGCCACGTGCTCCTTATACAGATATGCCCACAATGGTTCTCCACCGCTACACACACAATCTCTCagtcctctcttctttctctccgCCACGCTATCTCTTATGTTTTTTTTCTCTCAGGATATCCAACCCATTAACACTGAGAATCAAAAGCTACACTATCAGTTTAATCACTATTAAGTATGTGCAAATGATTCTGCACGTGGATTTAATCACTTCTCACTATGTAAATATGGATAGCTCTGGAAAATTGATAGGCTTATGGATcttaatattatatatactatTGACAAATGTTTTTGGGTGAATACACCAGttacaaaatcaattttaatataaaacaatatacaatggaaagcatatttaaaaacaaaactctAAATTCCCACAACATTACCTCGTATGCAATTACAAAATCATATTTTAGAAGAAAATATCTGTTTGTTTTGACTGGGCTTTAAGATCCTTCAACTTCTTCAATATGTTTGTGAAGTAGTCCTGCAGATACTTCTCCAATGTAATTATATCTTTTGTATCCACACCCAGTAGATTGTATGTCTCCGCCATCGGAACAGAGAAAACTGTGTCACTTGAAAGCACCTGCATATTTCCCATAATTAATCATTTATTAAGCATTTTTACCGCCAATAACATGAAAGAGACAAATTTATATGCACAATGGTCTCCTATGGCGTGTTTGATAGATAACATTATGAGTGGGTTTGGGTAAAAGAGCCAATAGAAATAGCTCTACAACAGAAATATCCAAAGAGTCAATAATACTATCGAATGCAAAGGTACAGCTGAGAATATTGGATTAGTTGATTAGGGTAGACACACTCAAGTCAAACCAGTTTGTGATAAGTGAAAGTGTAAGTCAGTACTCTATTAAGTTATCTTAGCCTAGTCACCTACATGCTCCAACACACGCTACAAAAAACAACCAAGGGCCAATAAAATGTTTATGTGTAGCATACAGGAAAAAAAGAGGAAGGATTTGAGAGCAAGATACAACAAGTATTAAGGAGTTGAGTGATAAAGCAGTATGCAGATGTAGATGGCAAAGAAATGAATAGGTACCTCTGAAAATGCCAATCTGTCAGCAACATCATTTGTCCACTCAAAAAAGCGAGTTAACTGACGAGTAAATCTTAAAACTGAGACAGGAACTGTAGTTACATTAGCATCTTGACCAGCAAGCCTCTCACACAATGTTATCACCTAAAAAGTAACATAAGAGAATTACCGAGTGAGGCATGTCAATGAATGAATAGGCATTGAAGTTGTAAAGCTCACCTCTTGTGTTGTCCATGCACGAGGACCGGCAAAAGTAAGAAGTTTACCATTGATTTTTTCATTTCGCAATGCTATAAAAGTCAAGCGAGCGATATCCTAAAAAAAGCAGAAGTAGAGTTGAGTGATTAGGTAGAGGTATGTATATGGAATTGAAAGATATAATAAGTAAGTAAGTAAGTAACCTGAGTATCCATGTAAGCAATTCTAGTGGGAGCATCAGTTCCCCAAACAGATTTTTCTTCCAGGATAGGAACTGCATACTGGCCTATAAGACCCTGCATTTGGATTTACATTTAATTAGAGGAATTGAATTGTTAAGTAATGAATACTAATATTAGAGGattgaataatgaatgaatgaatagACATACTTGCATGAAACCACATAAGCGGATGACAACGTGATTGAGTCCAGAATCACGGAGGAAGTTCTCGGTGCAATACTTGATCTCCATGAGTGGAACCTCAGGATGTTTATCGCAGTTATGGATTGAATAGAAAACATATTTCTGAATTCCCATAGCTTTGGCACATTGAATAAGAGCAACTTTACCTTCCCAATCTACCTATTTTAGTTATTCATATTCGAATTCaaattctaataataaaaaacaaataaataaagagaGATGGAAGAATGAATTGTAATTACAGTTTTGATGGGCTCTTCTGGACGACCAGTGGCGCAGTCAATAATAGTATGAACGCCAACCAAAGTAGCGGGAATGGTCTCTGGTTTACTAAGGTCGCCATTGACAACAGTTGCTCCCCAATCTCGAAGAAAATCAGCAGGAGCGGGTCTGGGCCTTACGAGACACCTAACGTCGTAACCTTCGTCGAGTGCTCTTCTCACAATCTGCCTTCCAAGAGTGCCCGTGGCTCCCACAACAAGTATGTTAGTTGACCTAACAGGTGTACCCGTCCCAAGATTAATCGCAGATCTATCAGCAACATCTCCACTAATACTGCATTTCACTCCACCGACTCTTCTACTACTCCTTCCATAAACCTCAAGGGGAAATGCATCTCTCCTGGTCGTGGGTGATACACCCCATAGTCTCACCCTACAACCAGTGGTGCCAGGTGCAGTAGCAGTGGGTAGCCTCAAACCCGCCATTTTCATATTACCGGCAAATGCTTCATTCTTGCCTTTCTAATTCTCATTCAATCCAATACTCATGATCGTAATTTCGCCACGTCTTCCATTACTACCACACACCGCAACCCTCTTATCTTTCAAAACCGGATACCCAATATAATAACAAAATATCCCTTTTACTATAAACCTTCTAATCTTTTTTCCACTCCTAATAATACAGTATTTACTAAACTATCTTTAtatgtaaaaatataaaatttaattaaaaaaaattgttttcattaAGTCACTTCAATAAACTAAAATAGTTGTGTTTTgtcaaaattgaattttctttttcaaataattGAATTCATTCTTAATTAAatatgatcgtacctgatcagaagaatcgtcaacgCAACggaatctggcttggagagcaagatgggggtacctgcaaggttcttcgatgcttaagttagtagctatcagagaatgagggttgagagtgaagaatggaatacctgaccctctagtgaaagagggtatttatagcccccagcgctgggccaaggttccctaattgggccaaatccaattgg
Encoded proteins:
- the LOC131660513 gene encoding protein HIGH CHLOROPHYLL FLUORESCENCE PHENOTYPE 244, chloroplastic; translation: MKMAGLRLPTATAPGTTGCRVRLWGVSPTTRRDAFPLEVYGRSSRRVGGVKCSISGDVADRSAINLGTGTPVRSTNILVVGATGTLGRQIVRRALDEGYDVRCLVRPRPAPADFLRDWGATVVNGDLSKPETIPATLVGVHTIIDCATGRPEEPIKTVDWEGKVALIQCAKAMGIQKYVFYSIHNCDKHPEVPLMEIKYCTENFLRDSGLNHVVIRLCGFMQGLIGQYAVPILEEKSVWGTDAPTRIAYMDTQDIARLTFIALRNEKINGKLLTFAGPRAWTTQEVITLCERLAGQDANVTTVPVSVLRFTRQLTRFFEWTNDVADRLAFSEVLSSDTVFSVPMAETYNLLGVDTKDIITLEKYLQDYFTNILKKLKDLKAQSKQTDIFF